The sequence AAAGCTGAGGACTTCTTCATGGCCCGCCGTTCCACCATGGCAATTGAGATTTCCGTTCGAGGTTTTGAGGAAGTCTGAGTAGACTGTTAGGAGGAATGACGCTGCTGAAACGTACTGCATGTTATTCCATTGCCTTATGTACAGAAGGCCTGCCGGTGTGAGTTCCACATTTTTGGCCGCAGTATTTTTGTTTAGGCATGAGCACATATAGTAGTCTGCTTTTGATTTATATAGCTCTAGTATGTGAGAGTGTTTCTTGTGTTTTTCTTCTAAAAGCAACTgcagaagaacaagaaaaaggAGTATATAAGATAGAATATACTCTTCTATGAAGGGTTTAAAGGGTTGTAAATGTGATGATAACACAACTCGAACACAAAATCGCGGATGCATAGGCTAAGTTTTAACCACATAATCTGTTTCTATTTTTAAGCATTCTAGAAGTGAGAAAAATCTTATattcgaaaacaaaactgcaaaTGCAAAAGTGAGTGCTTTTAACCCCTTAACCCGTTTGTACTCATTGACGGAACAAATTCTCTTTTACTCTTTTATGGAGAGTTTAACTTTCTTAAATTCTGAGATTAAGGGTAGTAAAAATGACAATATCAAAAGTCGAGTCAAATACACATAATCTTAGATGTAAAAATGAATGTTATTTAACATTTAATTCATCATTTTCTATTAATATGTAAGTATGAAAATTTAACTTGAACAGAACACCGCAATTGAAGATGTGAATGCTTTTAACCACTTAATCATGGAAACCTTTCCTTAGCGAAATTTACTTATAATGTATCACTAAATGTGTACAATTAtatatttatctattttattatatGATTATTTATctgtatatataaataataaaacgaTCAATTAATTTGGAAAATGATCATTGCCGGATCATTTTcctagggatcctagggatcacaTGATTGTGACCATTCATCAGatatcgtgcggttagaaatcatttcaaaatttaaaatttaaaattaaatataaatagtatctaacgaaaactgattgcacgatatacaatgaacggtcACGATCGTCGAATCCCTAGGATcctaggaaaaggatccggcgaggatccttttccaattaatttgaatcgtATGCATCATATGAGGAGGACACCTATGGCACCTAGTCTCTCTTCAACACGTGTGGGTGGGTCTCGTGATAAACCAAGCTTAGGAAGGTTGTGCTTGTGCTTCATCAAACAAAGGAAGAGACTAAGGGCATGTTTACCAAAGGGGAATGGAATGGTGGAATCGGAATTGCACATATCTCTAACCATTCCAGCATTTACCAAATCATCAGGAATCAAAATAATTGTGGGACCAACATAAAATCAGGAATTCAACTCTTGAAATGGTCGGAGTTCGATTCTTGAGTGGAATGAGGTATTTGAATTCCTGGAAATGGTGTCTATTAAGAATCCAAATTTTATACCAGTAAAACCCTAAAACTTCAAAAGTGAGAACTTTGTCAGTGTTTGTAGCCCTTACGATCGTGATAGCTGGCCATAGGTGATGCCTTCAAGCCCTTGCTTGACAAGGCTTGCGTTCCCGATGAAGACCAAAGAAAAGGGAAGATGGTGGTCTCGTGATCAAGTGTGGGTCGACAGCAGAGAAAGATGGGGACGAGGGAGATGCCTGGAGAATTTTACAAAGGGGTGGGTCAGTAGAGAAAGATGGGGAAGataggagaagagagagagaggtgcctGAGAAATTTAGAAATGGATGGGTCTGCACAACAGATGGGGGAGAGAGAGGACATgaagtgatattttttttttcttgaggtttattttatgttgttaacTAGTAAAGAccaataaaagaataaaagttactagaaaataaaaaaaatagttattcTCTCtactgaaaaataaaagaatattagttttaccaaaaataattagatataaaataaattagttacaaTAGGGGTATTTTAATAATCACATTAATTTTCATTCcgaatcatttgaattaataaaCAGTTTATATAAATCAATATCATTCATACTCCGATTCCAGCCAATTTTAATATACATCTTTAACATAAATttgattctgattccaccttATTTTAATTCCTCATCAATTCAATTTATCCTCAATTTAATACATCTCAATTTGATTATGGATTAGTAAACTTACACTAAATAAAAGAACTGCATCCACTCAATTTTAGAAGTGGGCCATCCCCATGCAAACATCAGGCCCCACTTTAAGATTCAATACAAAACTGATTAGATCAGCGATCTTTAGTTTACTGCACTCCATGATGACATCTACTGATCTAAATGCAGCATCTTATCATCTCCCATCTTTTACTTTACGAGGGCACAAACTCTACTCGGGCATCGGGCTGATGGGATACATTTTTCAATGAGATTGGAACATAAAATGATACATtacgtgttattatataaatagtaaGATATGtgttttaaaaagttaataacttaaaaaataaaaaatttcataatttatataaaaacacgtaatATATTACTCGTGTTCTGATTACAATGTACAATTTCTCGTGGAGATGATCTTTGTACTTTCTTTCAACAACTCAGGGTGCGAAAAGTGGCGCAACTTTCCTCACCACCACCATGCAAAGCATCATTTTGCACATGGTTTGTGCAGGGACAAGAATTGTCTGTCCTTTTATTTTCGTTGCTCTTTCGTGTCCTTTTATTTTCGTTGCACTTTTatttgtatggtcacggttaagttatatcaatattttatattactattcatttttatcttattatctctataaaaaaataatataaaatgttgacgtagtttAATCATGACTATACAAAACAGGAGGACACCAGAAGTTAAAGGGCAGACGGTCATTGTCCTTTGTGCAGAAGGTAATTTTTTCCCTTTTATTTTGGTGCTTAATTGAAAACCCTAGTGGTGTGCCTTAATTCGGGCTCACTCCATGTAATAACGAACTTTATAAGGTAAAAGCATGATGTAAAAgtttcttttatcatttcatGTTCGAATGCCAAAAAGAATTGAGAGTATAATTTCTGGCACCAATGAACTAGCTAGACCAcaatcaaaaagaaaaatcaaggaaaaaaaaatcaagttatATAAAGTTTAACTTGAGTAATTATGTATAACCTAAATTAATCACATTATTCACCATttctttcatgaaaaaaaaaacgtaaatTCAACATATGAGTTCTCAAGAAAAAGATACAAGGCCCATCTTTAGTAGCAGACTCCATATCAACACTCGTAAGGAGCCAAATTAATGTGTCAGATGTCTTTAGacgttttttatttctttaaataCGACTACGTTGTAATTTATGTAACTCAATCAGTAAGTATAATATGTTGCTTTTTGAGTTTGAGATAAGAAgtgaaaagttgagaaagttACCTTGGAAGCAAGGAGTTGAAGGCCAGCGAACTTAACATCCCAACTGAACTCTGTCATTGCCCAACCAATGCCACCAAAGCTATTAGCCTTGTTAATTACATACTTCAAATATTCCTCATTGTCGGTGGCTTTGTACAGCCACAAAGCTGCCCACAGCAACTCGTCCTTAAACCCACTCACCGACGCATAGTAGCTCTTCACCACTTCCAAGCTCCCATCATACTTCTCCCTATAATTGTCCCCAAACTCAAACAACTACACATATATCCACCCaacaaaaaacaattttaattttaacttaATTACAAAATCTTACATGCACTTGCAATGTTGCTTAATAAAGTCAACCACATACTGTCATGTGCGTAACTTTCTCACATAACATTATGCTATTAACTTAGAGTATTGTCATGGTAACAACCAACTATAGATTTTGTCAAGATTAAGTTAAATTGTACCTGTTGGGCGTGGTGTAGGAGGAGGTGGGAATAATGTGGATTACTTTCCTTGAACACCAAGGCCGCGGCCGCCATTGCAGCGGCGCTCTCTCCGGCAAGGTCCGACCCGGGATTTTTCTCGTCTATTTTGTAAGCTCGCCTTGATGTCGTCATGTCCTCCGACCGTTGCCAGCAGTAATGATCAGTGTCCCCATCACCAACCTAGGAGCACCACATTGAACTGTATATTAAATGTGCTCAAACAGTTTTGTGCTAATTAACTAATTGATTTAATCACTAACTGCTAATTGAtttaagggagactttggatgcggtccctagttatgaacaatctttgactgaaactttgttggttttcaatttttgatccaagtccctaaaattaattgataatttatttctatgtacgttactatattttttaaattaaaaattaaaatttatagttgtttatagtaatgagattttaaataaaaaacataatttgtgggattaaaaatattaaaatataaatatactattgtgtgtgtgtaaacatgggtacgttcataaaaaataaccaaaaaatgattgtatcaaaacatgggtacattcttcaaaatgggtacatttagcaaaaataaaaatgggtacaaataaataaaaaaatatgggtacaatacaaataaaactgtaaaaaatatgggcacaaaaagaaattaatatatgggtacaaattaaaattgaaaggaaaattggtacaaattaaaaaagggttgcaaattaaaaatgggtacaaactaaaaataaaaatatatgataaaaaatttagccataaatataaatatactaattgtaacatttttaatattaaatgaatatatttagaaataaaaaatattttattattgaaataattaatgatattattaatacaaaggaccttgatcaaaaattgaaaagtaataaggttttaatcaatagagtagtaaaaataaggatgaaaacctaattactccttgATTTAATCACTATGTACCTCTGCCCATAACACATTGGGACTAGTGTGAGCTTTGATGAAATAATCAGTCCCCCATTTGATCGCCTCCATTGCATGTTCCAATTCTCCGGCGGCCGCAATCTGCTGCCGGTATTCTATAACACTCCAGGACAGCATCGTCACTGTAAATGCCATCGGCAATCCGAACTTGACGTGATCGCCGGCATCATAATATCCTCCTACCAAGTCCACCTACATCAAAAGATGTATACACTTAAAATTTTCTATTAGTAGACttaattatgaaattaaatttttGGGACATTAACGAACCCCTTGCTCTAGGCCATCGGTGAGGCCGGAATGGCCGCGCCAGGTGACTCTCTGGTTGTACGGCAGGCGGCCGGAGCGTTGTGATTCGAAGTATAGGAGACTCTTTGTGAGGGCATCACTGTAATTGAAAGCTCCGGCGGTGGTGAAAATGTTGAGGGtgagtagaagaagaagaagattatgCCATtgtgtcttcttcttcttctcctccattGTTCAGTCTTTCTTCCCTCCTacggaagtttttttttctctttctccaaGAAGCGAAGGGAAGAATGGGAAAAGTAAGCCAGCTCGCTTTCTCAGTTTGAAAACATAGTTTGTCAGTACTCTCTCTCTAGTACTAAATTGGTGTTTAGGCTTTGATAGGTCATAGGTGTCTTTGTGCATGTGATTTTCACATGAGAGTGATTTTTGCAAAGGCTTTACTCTCTTTTTTGTCTCGGACCCGGTTTCTCTGCTATCTGAGTTCTCGTACACTTCTATCCTCTTCTATTTTATACTGTTACGGTTAAGttatatcaatattttatattaatttttttatagagataataagataaaaaacaatagtgatataaaatattgatgtgacttaaccgtgattgCACAAATAGGAGAAGATGAGAATGTATGAGAACTGAGAAAGCAGGAACCCAGATCGTTTTGTCCCATATGGAGAAATTTTTCGATACGTCTTTATTAGGACGGTTTTCATGCTAGGTGTAATCACTATAAGTTTAAAATTCAAATGAGACTAAAATATAGGAAATCCTAAGCTATTGTGAGAGGCATCATATATGGATGACATGTTCAAACATCTTACTTAAGATTTCTTATAGAGAAACAACAATATTTTTCCAACCCTAGCTAGCAACATAAGATAAAATGTAATATTCTTACGACACTTGTATGCAACACAAAGTTCTCTGAAGATCCTACATGAAAGATACTCATATTTTTAGACTGTGAATCTACGCTACATAATAGGGTAGTTAATTTTGTATGGCAACGAGAAAAAGAACGATCATATAGTCATAGATTATGGGTAGGGTTTGCGTGGTTTTGGAAGATGGGTAATACACCAATAATTTGGACCTCTTTGTCTCTTGGAGATAGAAGTGCCAAGTTGTCACCATGTCTTGTAAATTACTATTTCAGCATCGTTCTATCTAAATTCGAAAAACAACAAAGGTCATGGAAAGAGAGAGATAAAAACAAATGACCGAACAATGTCATCCTAACAAGAAAGTTTCTCTCAATTACAAGAGGTAGTTATAGTCAATCGAACAATGACTTGTATACTTAACAATTTAGATTAACAGTCTAATAacacattaaaaacaaattgaattaattaaggGACACGAACTATAGAGAAACTACATTCAAACAATAAGAAAACAAAGGCCACAAACCATTGATTTTGTTCTTGATTACAACAATCAATCAAgaatgatggtggtggtggcctTGCACAGAAATCCCACATCATATCATAATCATGGCGTTAGTAAAAAGCTTAACAAATGAtaacaaaattaagaaagtgaTTACACGaaaatctcatcaaaatgacaaataagTGGTCATCTATTATATATAAAGAGAATAGAAAAAGTGAATAGTGATTTAGTGTCACCACCatgcttcaacaaaaaaattttaacaaaaatgcccccaaacaaaaaacttcaaaagcattccaaaataatacatcaaataaggtaggggtattttcatcattttaacggtatttctttaataatttattttttggtgttttttttttaaattagtacctcacaataagctaacaataatgtgattcaatttctttatttttaaacacgttccaAACATCTCAAGAGGCATGTAataccggttataaaaaaaaaattttgcacACGGAtaacaatgtgattaaataagttatcaaatgattgtttttttttaacaaacgatattatctacactaaggaagaGAGAGTGGGCTTAGCCTAagaatgagctagtaataatgtgattcaatcagttatttattaaatatcattttctctatttttaaacacgtttaaAATATCATAACAgacgtgtaatgccggttataaaaaaggtatttcgcacacggataataatgtgattaaattaattatcaaatgattttttttaaataaagaatattatctatactaagggagagggggtgggcttagcctcacaataggctagtaataatatgatttaatcaattatttattaaatattattttctctatttttaatgtaaattctatataaaccgattttattatgtaaattcagctgctttaattggtttatgagggatTTCTTTTAACATGatctaaaattatttatttacttcaaatatttgactttttttgtttgtcaatttatgcatataaatacatttaaaatatataagttGCAAGTATCATGTcgtgatttaaaatatatcttTTACACGCGCGTTAGCCCGGGCATGAAGGCTAGTGTTCCTAAAAAGAAGAGGAATTCGGGAAATCTGGTACTGCTGCAGCTAATGCCTAATTTGCCTACAGTGACGATACCCCGTTTTGACTGCTTAAATCTGTTGTCGGTGCCACCAACATCCACTTGAGTTGACCATACAAGCCCGCCGAGGTTAGGCTCCTCTGCTTGCGGTGTGACCGGCGAAAAAGCAAAACCGGCGGAGCCGGTCAAATGGAAGCACCGACTGGCTGTGGACCTGGGCATGTTCCCTCGCTGTCGGCGAGGGGAATTTACGTAAACAGTGATCAAAATTTGATTTCGACGTCGGCACATGAAAAACGAAGCTTCCCACCAAAAGCATTGAAACGGAAAGTCAAGAATTTTTTCACTCGTTTTTGTTTTTCATGGGTAAAAATACATTTTCTCGTTTCCCACATGATCCTGACTGAGTGAAATAATTTCATAAGTAATTTTTAACTTAATAGAGTTGTCATTCATTTATCCGTCAAAATGCTTTTAATATAGTAAATAGTCTTATCTAAACTAATTCTCTCTATCAAACGAGACCTTAATGTCA is a genomic window of Malus domestica chromosome 09, GDT2T_hap1 containing:
- the LOC103442640 gene encoding endoglucanase 11-like, whose amino-acid sequence is MEEKKKKTQWHNLLLLLLTLNIFTTAGAFNYSDALTKSLLYFESQRSGRLPYNQRVTWRGHSGLTDGLEQGVDLVGGYYDAGDHVKFGLPMAFTVTMLSWSVIEYRQQIAAAGELEHAMEAIKWGTDYFIKAHTSPNVLWAEVGDGDTDHYCWQRSEDMTTSRRAYKIDEKNPGSDLAGESAAAMAAAALVFKESNPHYSHLLLHHAQQLFEFGDNYREKYDGSLEVVKSYYASVSGFKDELLWAALWLYKATDNEEYLKYVINKANSFGGIGWAMTEFSWDVKFAGLQLLASKLLLEEKHKKHSHILELYKSKADYYMCSCLNKNTAAKNVELTPAGLLYIRQWNNMQYVSAASFLLTVYSDFLKTSNGNLNCHGGTAGHEEVLSFAKSQIDYILGSNPLNMSYLVGYGPKYPQRVHHRGASVESYRENKGFIGCTQGYDSWYAREEPNPNVLVGALVGGPDCKDNFVDRRDNYMQTEACTYNTAPLVGVFAKFSDQENMDQGQNLDFVASY